The proteins below come from a single Chelmon rostratus isolate fCheRos1 chromosome 10, fCheRos1.pri, whole genome shotgun sequence genomic window:
- the prickle3 gene encoding protein prickle — MFLRGSKKRRSNRSQEEEDPDRGQPCMRCGDQCPGFRVHGWRKICVHCKCVREEHAVRAVPGQLEKMMTKLVSDFQRHSISDDDSGCASEEYAWVPPGLKPEQVYQYFSCLPEDRVPYVNSPGERYRIKQLLHQLPAHDSEPQYCNALDEEEKKELRLFSQQRKRENLGRGVARLFPVTMTGAICQQCGRQICGGDIAVFASRAGHGSCWHPQCFQCASCSELLVDLIYFYQDGQIYCGRHHAERLKPRCQACDEIILADECTEAEGRYWHMKHFCCFECEAALGGQRYIMRESRPYCCSCYESLYAEYCDTCGEHIGIDQGQMTYEGQHWHAVESCFCCARCQLPLLGRPFLPRGGLIFCSRPCSLGEDPNNSDSCDSALQSRTPQHRRCGTAEKHQQPLCGSPLQPPEGIRPPISPAKDCIHTAVENRGVHCTAPVQNGVPSPSGHPHPRGSYSPLPHIHLGNGLGPSWPSDLPHYSLLPGDCGIKAPVGGLQFKGELNGNTGLTGLNSSTKGSSAAKDCRNWVERTNEVMQVFPQKNSHVNHLISPDSPPLLPDNPSILPPPLPVKSRDLTPQESPPPNHPQPEDGPSDSPPPISRSGTARVSFREPISSSYSVDEDEDEDENEEELQEGEENEQDEDEVEGGFGSRLHLQKGIPPQMDLLDGSSYHQRSLRRGWSHCRIPSDPALHPGAERRSRRSRADRPRLDTLDWRAEKERDKRGPAKASSLTLQPGQYKHEDSCSTCSSSSDSEEEGYFLGQPIPLPPQLRRQQHEEGKEQEGEDDREVQRDRGLRGSIRRRRAHSLSAKDKDKNCAIS, encoded by the exons caggaggaagaggacccAGACAGGGGGCAGCCGTGTATGCGCTGTGGGGACCAGTGCCCCGGCTTCCGCGTCCATGGCTGGAG GAAGATCTGCGTGCATTGTAAGTGTGTGCGAGAGGAGCATGCCGTGCGCGCTGTGCCGGGTCAGCTGGAAAAGATGATGACGAAGCTGGTATCTGACTTCCAGAGGCACTCCATCTCCGACGACGACTCGGGCTGCGCCTCCGAGGAGTACGCATGGGTCCCACCTGGGCTCAAGCCCGAACAG GTATACCAGTATTTTAGCTGCCTGCCAGAGGACAGGGTGCCTTATGTGAACAGTCCAGGGGAGAGGTACCGAATCAAACAACTGCTGCACCAGCTTCCAGCCCACGACAGCGAG CCTCAGTACTGTAACGCTCtggacgaggaggagaagaaggagctgCGTTTGTTCAgccagcagaggaaaagagagaacctGGGCAGAGGCGTCGCCAGACTCTTCCCAGTAACTATGACTGGTGCCATCTGCCAGCAG TGTGGCAGACAGATCTGCGGAGGAGACATAGCGGTGTTTGCCAGTCGGGCGGGACACGGCAGCTGTTGGCACcctcagtgtttccagtgtGCCTCCTGCAGCGAGCTGCTGGTCGATCTGATCTACTTCTACCAGGACGGACAGATCTACTGCGGCCGGCACCACGCCGAGAGGCTCAAGCCCCGCTGTCAGGCCTGCGACGAG ATTATTCTAGCAGATGAGtgcacagaggcagagggaagaTACTGGCACATGAAGCACTTCTGCTGTTTTGAGTGTGAGGCTGCGCTGGGCGGCCAGCGTTACATCATGAGAGAGAGTCGACCGTACTGCTGCTCCTGCTACGAGTCCCTGTACGCAGAGTACTGCGATACCTGCGGAGAACACATAG GTATCGACCAGGGCCAGATGACATATGAGGGTCAGCACTGGCACGCcgtggagtcgtgtttctgcTGCGCCCGCTGTCAGCTACCTCTGCTGGGCCGCCCCTTCCTCCCTCGAGGCGGGCTCATCTTCTGCTCCAGGCCCTGCTCGCTGGGCGAAGACCCCAACAACTCTGACTCCTGCGACTCGGCGCTGCAGAGCAGAACGCCTCAGCATAGACGCTGCGggacagcagagaaacaccaGCAGCCACTCTGCGGTTCCCCGCTGCAGCCACCAGAGGGCATCAGACCCCCTATAAGTCCTGCAAAAGACTGCATTCATACTGCAGTGGAGAACAGAG GTGTCCACTGCACTGCTCCAGTTCAAAACGGAGTTCCTTCACCCAGCGGTCATCCTCATCCAAGAGGATCCTACTCACCTCTTCCTCACATTCATCTAGGAAATGGCTTAGGTCCATCTTGGCCCAGCGACCTTCCACATTACAGTTTACTGCCAGGGGATTGTGGTATCAAAGCCCCTGTAGGTGGTCTTCAGTTCAAGGGAGAACTCAATGGAAATACTGGACTAACTGGTCTTAATTCAAGCACTAAAGGTTCCTCTGCTGCTAAAGACTGTAGGAACTGGGTGGAAAGGACCAATGAAGTTATGCAAG TGTTTCCTCAGAAAAACTCCCATGTGAACCACCTCATTTCTCCCGACTCGCCTCCCCTCCTGCCCGACAACCCGTCcatcctcccacctcctctgccCGTGAAATCCCGTGACCTGACGCCCCAGGAGTCGCCCCCACCGAACCACCCCCAGCCGGAGGACGGGCCCTCTGATTCTCCGCCCCCGATCTCTCGCAGTGGCACAGCCAGGGTCAGCTTCAGagagccaatcagcagcagctacTCTGTTGATGAGGACGAGGATGAAGACGAGAATGAGGAGGAGCTGCAAGAGGGCGAGGAAAACGAGCAGGACGAGGATGAGGTGGAGGGAGGTTTTGGAAGCAGGTTGCATCTACAAAAAGGCATCCCACCACAGATGGATCTGCTGG ATGGATCCTCTTACCACCAGCGGAGTTTGCGGCGAGGGTGGAGCCATTGCCGCATCCCCTCCGACCCTGCCCTCCACCCGGGAGCAGAGAGGCGCTCCAGGCGCTCGCGGGCCGACCGGCCTCGGCTGGACACTCTGGACTGGAGAGCCGAGAAAGAGCGGGACAAGCGGGGCCCCGCCAAAGCCTCCTCGCTGACCCTCCAGCCAGGCCAGTACAAACACGAAGACTCCTGTTCTACATGCTCGTCATCCTCAGACTCAGAGGAAGAGGGCTACTTCCTGGGACAGCCCATACCTCTGCCCCCGCAGCTGCGAAGGCAGCAACATGAGGAGGGCAAAGAACAAGAGGGGGAGGACGACAGGGAGgtgcagagggacagaggacTGAGAGGCAGCATACGGCGGAGGAGAGCTCACAGTCTCAGTGCAAAGGACAAAGATAAAAACTGTGCTATCTCGTAA